In Streptomyces sp. NBC_00433, a single genomic region encodes these proteins:
- a CDS encoding bifunctional lytic transglycosylase/C40 family peptidase gives MARKVWLAVIFGGGLFFSFMALLVVGTYSAAAGLAGGGSGGAVRLAKGAVPDIYQPIVQKWGNLCPALNPALLAAQLYQESGWDPRAQSGAEAQGIAQFIPGTWATHGIDGNGDGKADVWDPQDAIPSAASYDCDLASYVKNVPGDNTDNMLAAYNAGAYAVIKYAGVPPYSETQNYVKTIRTLEKSFAAPVGSVEPSQQAAGAIYFAQTRIGTPYLWGGEGTAAQGGRFDCSGLTQAAYASVGITLPRVAVDQWNAGAHPGRSELLPGDLVFFAYDLDDPRSIHHVGLYVGGGYMIDAPHTGAVIRFDRIDSADYIGATRVTQAGAAALPVAAA, from the coding sequence ATGGCGCGTAAGGTCTGGCTGGCCGTCATCTTCGGCGGCGGGCTGTTCTTCTCCTTCATGGCCCTGCTGGTGGTCGGGACGTATTCGGCGGCCGCGGGTCTGGCCGGCGGCGGGTCTGGCGGCGCGGTGCGGCTGGCCAAGGGCGCGGTGCCGGACATCTACCAGCCGATCGTGCAGAAGTGGGGCAATCTGTGCCCGGCGCTCAATCCGGCGCTGCTGGCCGCCCAGCTCTACCAGGAGAGCGGCTGGGACCCGCGGGCGCAGAGCGGGGCGGAGGCGCAGGGCATCGCCCAGTTCATCCCGGGCACCTGGGCCACCCACGGCATCGACGGCAATGGCGACGGCAAGGCCGACGTGTGGGACCCGCAGGACGCGATCCCGTCGGCGGCGAGCTACGACTGCGACCTGGCGTCGTATGTGAAGAACGTCCCGGGCGACAACACCGACAACATGCTGGCGGCGTACAACGCGGGGGCCTATGCCGTGATCAAGTACGCCGGGGTGCCGCCGTACTCCGAGACGCAGAATTACGTGAAGACCATCCGCACCCTGGAGAAGAGCTTCGCCGCGCCGGTCGGGTCGGTGGAGCCGTCGCAGCAGGCGGCGGGGGCGATCTACTTCGCGCAGACCCGGATCGGCACCCCGTATCTGTGGGGCGGTGAGGGGACGGCGGCGCAGGGCGGGCGGTTCGACTGCTCGGGGCTGACGCAGGCGGCGTACGCCTCGGTCGGCATCACGCTGCCGCGCGTCGCCGTGGACCAGTGGAATGCCGGCGCGCACCCGGGCAGGAGCGAACTGCTGCCGGGCGACCTGGTCTTCTTCGCCTACGACCTGGACGACCCGCGCTCGATCCACCACGTCGGGCTCTACGTCGGCGGCGGCTACATGATCGACGCCCCGCACACCGGCGCCGTGATCAGGTTCGACCGCATCGACAGCGCCGACTACATCGGCGCCACCCGGGTCACCCAGGCGGGCGCCGCGGCGCTTCCGGTGGCCGCGGCCTGA
- a CDS encoding ATP-binding protein — MLDPLAALTDAFTSFLFGRVESTRLPVRTSTGQAQAVYLPTAAPGLGDSGVIIGREVYSGKGYIYDPFQLYGQQLPAPHWLVLGESGNGKSALEKTYVLRQLRFRDRQVVVLDAQGEDGVGEWNLIARAMGLTPIRLDPMAALDGGIKLNPLDPAITVTGQLALLRTIIEVAMGRGLDERSGFALKVAHAFVAETVTERQPILTDIVDRLRHPMPESAEAMNVALDDVRAWGLDVALVLDRLVDGDLRGMFDGPTSAGIDLDSPLIVFDLSHIDRNSIAMPILMAIVGVWLEHTWIRPDRKKRIFLVEEAWHIINSPFVAQLFQRLLKFGRRLGLSFVAVVHHLSDVVDGAAAKEAAAILKMASTRTIYAQKADEARATGRVLGLPRWAVEIIPTLTPGIAVWDVNGNVQVVKHLITETERPLVFTDRAMTETSVQHAAGIAAEAEAEAEAEARAEAHAAAQIALAKQMADDAVA, encoded by the coding sequence ATGCTGGACCCTCTTGCGGCGCTCACCGACGCGTTCACCAGCTTCCTGTTCGGCCGGGTCGAGTCGACCCGGCTGCCGGTGCGCACCTCGACAGGACAGGCGCAGGCGGTCTACCTGCCCACCGCGGCGCCAGGACTCGGCGACTCCGGGGTGATCATCGGCCGCGAGGTCTACTCGGGCAAGGGCTACATCTACGACCCCTTCCAGCTCTACGGCCAGCAGCTGCCCGCCCCGCACTGGCTGGTGCTCGGCGAGTCGGGCAACGGCAAGTCGGCGCTGGAGAAGACGTACGTGCTGCGCCAGTTGCGCTTCCGCGACCGGCAGGTCGTGGTGCTCGACGCACAGGGCGAGGACGGCGTCGGCGAGTGGAACCTGATCGCCAGGGCCATGGGCCTGACCCCGATCAGGCTCGACCCGATGGCGGCCCTGGACGGCGGCATCAAGCTCAACCCGCTGGACCCGGCGATCACGGTGACCGGTCAGCTGGCGCTGCTGCGCACCATCATCGAGGTGGCGATGGGCCGCGGCCTGGACGAGCGGTCGGGCTTCGCCCTGAAGGTCGCGCACGCCTTTGTGGCCGAGACGGTGACGGAGCGCCAGCCGATCCTCACCGACATCGTGGACCGGCTGCGGCACCCGATGCCGGAGTCCGCCGAGGCGATGAACGTCGCCCTGGACGATGTGCGGGCCTGGGGCCTGGACGTGGCCCTGGTGCTCGACCGGCTGGTCGACGGCGACCTGCGCGGCATGTTCGACGGGCCGACCAGCGCCGGCATCGACCTGGACTCGCCGCTGATCGTCTTCGACCTGTCGCACATCGACCGCAATTCCATCGCCATGCCGATCCTGATGGCGATCGTCGGGGTGTGGCTGGAGCACACCTGGATCCGCCCCGACCGGAAGAAGCGCATCTTCCTGGTCGAGGAGGCCTGGCACATCATCAACTCGCCCTTCGTGGCGCAGCTCTTCCAGCGGCTGCTGAAGTTCGGCCGCCGGCTCGGCCTGTCCTTCGTCGCCGTCGTCCACCACCTGTCCGACGTGGTCGACGGGGCCGCGGCGAAGGAGGCGGCGGCGATCCTGAAGATGGCCTCCACCCGCACCATCTACGCCCAGAAGGCCGACGAGGCGCGGGCCACCGGGCGGGTGCTGGGGCTGCCGCGCTGGGCGGTGGAGATCATCCCGACGCTGACCCCCGGTATCGCCGTCTGGGACGTCAACGGCAATGTGCAGGTGGTCAAGCACCTGATCACCGAGACCGAGCGCCCGCTGGTCTTCACCGACCGCGCCATGACCGAGACCTCGGTGCAGCACGCCGCCGGCATCGCCGCGGAGGCCGAGGCGGAAGCCGAGGCCGAGGCCCGCGCGGAGGCCCATGCCGCGGCGCAGATCGCACTCGCCAAGCAAATGGCCGACGACGCGGTGGCGTGA
- a CDS encoding type VI secretion protein — MAAQKREQSGGLPDGLIVGVIAFLLGVTLLVWTATGIAAVLAHGSWPGDAHFTRTPRAMRALIGQPHDIPAAWPGAEPAELPRAGLFWGIFVGQFMVLFAAAVWVLNVLARLRSRGERRPAAPPPEPVAAAAVPAPRRRGRGDVRGGGEQSGAMYGGRGKGHGDGDGLDAWFRTVPQALPPRAADPITAELPAVGAGPRPAAREPHPAVLDGGEVTRTYALFAGPRGDQAKRIVQPAVLAAAGPVLVTTADPDTYHQTVGNRSKFGPVHVYDPTHLLDVPGRLRWAPHGGCERPGTAGIRAAALLAPLRTARADEAIVHTTAVTLLRCWLHAAAVDGRPFRQVHRWAAGPAAAEAVRILRTDTGAASGWSGELESVLHAHPERRDAAQALIRQTLEPLNSVHIRDACNPARTGGLDLESWGAERGTLYVVGERIEDPRTHLGAMPLLTALVSSVVEHGRRMAAGSSAGRLDPPLTFVLDDIAALAPAPDLPTLLSTGTAAGLPTLAVLRSPEQALARWPAPLWPTADLRLALGDTPPPTPDTLHLP, encoded by the coding sequence ATGGCGGCGCAGAAGCGGGAGCAGAGCGGCGGTCTGCCCGACGGGCTGATCGTCGGCGTCATCGCGTTCCTGCTGGGCGTCACCTTGCTGGTGTGGACGGCGACCGGCATCGCGGCGGTCCTCGCCCACGGATCGTGGCCGGGCGACGCGCACTTCACCCGCACCCCGCGGGCGATGCGCGCGCTGATCGGGCAGCCGCACGACATCCCGGCGGCCTGGCCCGGCGCCGAGCCCGCGGAGCTGCCGCGGGCGGGGCTGTTCTGGGGCATCTTCGTCGGGCAGTTCATGGTGCTCTTCGCGGCCGCGGTGTGGGTGCTGAACGTCCTGGCGCGGCTGCGCTCCCGCGGCGAGCGCCGCCCGGCCGCCCCGCCGCCCGAGCCGGTCGCGGCCGCCGCGGTGCCCGCACCGCGCCGCAGGGGCCGCGGCGACGTGCGTGGCGGCGGGGAGCAGTCCGGCGCCATGTACGGCGGGCGGGGCAAGGGCCACGGCGACGGGGACGGGCTCGACGCCTGGTTCCGTACGGTGCCGCAGGCCTTGCCGCCCCGGGCCGCGGACCCGATCACCGCGGAACTGCCCGCGGTCGGGGCCGGCCCGCGCCCGGCCGCCCGTGAGCCGCACCCGGCGGTCCTCGACGGCGGCGAGGTCACCCGCACCTACGCGCTGTTCGCCGGACCTCGCGGCGACCAGGCCAAGCGGATCGTGCAGCCCGCGGTCCTGGCCGCGGCCGGCCCGGTGCTGGTCACCACCGCCGACCCGGACACGTACCACCAGACCGTCGGCAACCGCAGCAAGTTCGGCCCCGTCCACGTCTACGACCCGACGCATCTGCTCGACGTACCCGGACGGCTGCGCTGGGCGCCGCACGGCGGCTGTGAACGCCCCGGCACCGCCGGGATACGCGCGGCGGCGCTGCTGGCGCCGCTGCGTACGGCACGCGCCGACGAGGCCATCGTGCACACCACCGCGGTCACCCTGCTGCGCTGCTGGCTGCACGCCGCGGCCGTCGACGGCCGACCCTTCCGCCAGGTCCACCGCTGGGCGGCCGGCCCCGCGGCCGCCGAAGCGGTACGCATCCTGCGCACCGACACCGGCGCGGCCTCCGGCTGGAGCGGCGAACTGGAGTCGGTGCTGCACGCCCACCCCGAACGGCGGGACGCCGCCCAGGCGTTGATCCGGCAGACGCTGGAGCCGCTGAATTCCGTGCATATCCGCGACGCGTGCAATCCGGCACGTACCGGAGGCCTCGACCTGGAGTCGTGGGGCGCGGAAAGGGGAACGCTTTATGTGGTGGGCGAGCGGATCGAGGATCCGCGCACCCATCTGGGTGCGATGCCCCTGCTCACCGCACTCGTCTCCAGCGTGGTCGAGCACGGCCGGCGCATGGCCGCAGGGTCATCCGCCGGCCGGCTCGACCCACCACTGACCTTCGTGCTGGACGACATCGCGGCCCTCGCCCCGGCCCCTGATCTCCCCACCCTGCTGTCCACCGGCACGGCGGCCGGCCTCCCCACCCTCGCCGTCCTCCGCTCCCCCGAACAGGCCCTGGCCCGCTGGCCCGCCCCCCTGTGGCCCACCGCCGACCTCCGCCTCGCCCTCGGCGACACCCCACCCCCGACCCCCGACACCCTCCACCTCCCCTGA